In Candidatus Omnitrophota bacterium, one genomic interval encodes:
- the nusA gene encoding transcription termination factor NusA, translating to MKKEFLTILSQLEREKGLDKEVLLDAVKHALIVAAKKIAKITNPSLEEDPEVSVEIDPAKGDISIYVDGKELKSNDFGRIAAQTARQVIIQKIREAEKDNIYDDYKTKEGDIVGGVVYRMEQKAVIIDLMGRAEGIIPNSFLSPLDRFRLGERVKAFVYEVKKEKGVQIVLSRRHEGLVRKLFNLEVPEIGEGIVEIKSIAREAGERTKVAVVSKDDKVDCVGACVGIRGSRVKSIIEELRGEKIDIVRWSEDIKEFMKAALSLEVVSMIELDRDQRRAKVLVAGDQLSLAIGRRGQNVCLASKLVGWDIDVRSRESIEESIKKLLKLKSIGKTVAAVLVDSGFSDIASLTRKDADYLSKLKGIGKKKAEGIISEAKKISSAGQKPKEVKKVKEEPVKKAKDKVKEDSKEE from the coding sequence GTGAAAAAAGAATTTTTAACTATTCTTTCACAGCTAGAGAGGGAAAAAGGCCTTGATAAGGAGGTTCTTCTTGATGCTGTAAAACATGCTTTGATTGTGGCAGCAAAAAAGATTGCCAAAATAACGAACCCTTCTCTAGAGGAGGATCCAGAGGTAAGTGTAGAAATAGACCCTGCAAAAGGAGATATAAGCATTTACGTTGACGGAAAAGAGTTAAAATCAAACGATTTTGGGCGGATTGCAGCCCAAACTGCTCGGCAGGTGATTATTCAGAAAATTCGTGAGGCTGAGAAGGATAACATTTACGATGATTACAAGACTAAAGAGGGGGATATTGTTGGAGGGGTTGTATATCGAATGGAGCAGAAGGCAGTAATTATTGACCTTATGGGAAGAGCTGAGGGGATTATTCCTAACTCTTTCCTTTCACCTTTGGATCGTTTTAGACTCGGTGAGCGGGTCAAGGCTTTTGTTTATGAGGTAAAGAAAGAAAAGGGAGTTCAGATAGTTCTCTCTCGTCGACATGAAGGATTGGTGCGTAAGCTTTTTAATTTGGAAGTTCCCGAAATCGGTGAAGGAATCGTTGAAATCAAGTCGATTGCTCGTGAAGCCGGTGAAAGAACAAAAGTGGCTGTAGTTTCTAAAGACGATAAGGTTGACTGCGTCGGAGCCTGCGTTGGTATAAGAGGCTCTCGGGTAAAGAGTATAATTGAAGAGTTACGCGGTGAAAAAATAGATATTGTTAGGTGGAGTGAAGACATTAAAGAGTTTATGAAGGCAGCACTCTCACTGGAGGTTGTTTCAATGATTGAACTTGATCGGGATCAAAGAAGAGCTAAGGTATTGGTTGCTGGAGATCAGCTATCTTTGGCTATTGGTCGAAGGGGCCAGAATGTTTGCTTAGCTTCAAAACTCGTGGGTTGGGACATTGATGTTCGTTCTCGCGAGAGCATAGAAGAAAGTATAAAAAAATTACTTAAACTTAAAAGTATAGGCAAAACAGTGGCCGCTGTCTTGGTTGATTCTGGTTTTTCTGATATAGCTTCTTTAACCAGGAAAGATGCAGATTATCTTTCTAAGTTAAAAGGTATCGGAAAGAAGAAGGCTGAGGGTATAATTTCTGAGGCAAAAAAGATTAGTTCAGCTGGTCAAAAACCGAAAGAAGTAAAAAAGGTTAAAGAAGAACCAGTTAAGAAAGCTAAAGATAAGGTTAAGGAAGATTCGAAAGAAGAATAG
- a CDS encoding ribosome maturation factor RimP, whose product MADNQGRIEEIVGAVVKEAQLELIDLKVIQGSSKTIRGAVDYPEGGVTLRTCAEVNKRIVFRLTEEGIPVEDYRVEINSPGLDRPLKEYKDFLKAKGRFVLLWLNEPVEGKEYLEGELKEVGVDKIVISAKDNNFKIDLKKIKLGKEKIMIKGG is encoded by the coding sequence ATGGCCGATAACCAAGGAAGAATTGAGGAGATAGTTGGGGCAGTGGTTAAGGAGGCCCAGCTTGAGTTAATTGATTTAAAGGTTATCCAAGGATCGTCTAAAACAATTCGTGGTGCGGTAGATTATCCTGAGGGCGGCGTGACTTTGAGGACTTGCGCTGAAGTGAATAAAAGAATTGTTTTTCGCTTAACTGAGGAAGGCATCCCGGTTGAAGATTACAGAGTAGAGATAAATTCTCCCGGTTTGGACCGGCCGCTAAAGGAGTACAAAGATTTTTTAAAGGCTAAGGGCCGATTTGTTTTATTATGGTTAAATGAGCCGGTCGAAGGCAAAGAGTATCTGGAAGGTGAGCTCAAAGAGGTAGGTGTAGATAAGATAGTGATAAGCGCTAAAGATAATAATTTTAAAATTGATTTAAAGAAAATAAAATTAGGAAAAGAAAAAATAATGATTAAAGGAGGATGA
- the proS gene encoding proline--tRNA ligase gives MLFSESFITTLRQDPKTAECQSHKLLLKGNFLFMVSSGIYSYLPLGWRVLTKINNLIRKAMNSAGAQEIFMSALQPIEIWQKTGRDKDLAEVMFTFKDRKKRQLCLGPTHEEEITEIVKRSISSYKQLPTILYQIQTKFRDEPRPRFGLMRSCEFIMKDAYSFDKDEEGLDKNYQKMLSAYKSIFKECGLDFVMIEADSGAMGGSASHEFMVAGEIGEDIVDGKKMIEIGHIFKLGTKYSLAQDALFVDEKGKRLPFIMGCYGIGVSRILSAVAELNSDEKGLIWPKSLAPFDLTLVVLNDKLIEEAVKLSKELEQIGFSVLVDERNEAAGVKFNDAYLLGNPYIAVIGKKYLNDKTIDLEARSDGKKMSFKSQELINFLKTEYGR, from the coding sequence ATGTTATTCTCTGAAAGTTTCATTACTACTTTGCGTCAAGATCCAAAGACAGCCGAGTGTCAAAGCCATAAGCTTTTACTGAAAGGAAACTTTTTGTTTATGGTTTCTTCGGGGATATATTCTTATCTTCCTTTGGGCTGGCGGGTTTTAACCAAGATAAATAATTTGATTCGCAAAGCTATGAATTCAGCTGGTGCTCAAGAAATATTTATGAGCGCTCTTCAACCAATTGAAATTTGGCAGAAGACCGGACGAGATAAAGATTTGGCCGAGGTTATGTTTACTTTTAAAGATAGAAAGAAGCGTCAGCTTTGTTTGGGGCCCACCCATGAAGAGGAGATTACTGAGATTGTGAAGAGGTCGATCTCTTCCTATAAACAGCTTCCGACGATACTCTATCAGATACAGACTAAGTTTAGAGATGAACCCCGACCAAGATTCGGTTTAATGAGGAGTTGTGAGTTCATCATGAAAGATGCTTACAGTTTTGATAAAGATGAGGAAGGGTTGGATAAAAACTACCAAAAGATGCTTTCGGCTTATAAAAGTATATTTAAAGAGTGTGGTTTAGATTTTGTTATGATTGAGGCTGATTCCGGAGCAATGGGGGGTAGTGCTTCCCATGAGTTCATGGTTGCCGGTGAAATTGGCGAAGATATTGTTGACGGAAAGAAAATGATTGAGATCGGCCATATATTTAAATTAGGCACAAAGTATTCTCTTGCTCAAGATGCCCTTTTTGTCGATGAAAAAGGAAAGCGATTACCTTTCATTATGGGCTGTTATGGTATTGGAGTGAGCAGGATTCTTTCTGCGGTTGCCGAGCTAAACTCTGACGAAAAAGGGCTTATCTGGCCTAAGAGCTTAGCTCCCTTTGATTTAACTCTAGTTGTACTTAACGACAAACTTATCGAAGAAGCGGTAAAACTGTCGAAAGAGCTAGAACAAATTGGGTTTTCAGTTTTAGTTGATGAACGCAATGAAGCTGCTGGAGTTAAATTTAACGATGCTTATCTTTTAGGTAATCCTTATATTGCAGTTATTGGTAAGAAGTATTTAAACGATAAAACTATAGATTTAGAAGCTCGGTCAGACGGTAAAAAGATGAGCTTTAAGAGCCAAGAGCTGATTAATTTTCTAAAGACTGAATATGGCCGATAA
- a CDS encoding CpaF family protein: MDLGKIKNDVRKEISLWVGEAQKLSEDFIRERAELFFKHKVEQGHYLDLKKEDKEQIIQSLCADYTGLGPIQKLMDDPDITEIMINGPEKVYIEKAGKKGKTKIKFENSDHLRYIVEKMIQPTGRRVDESYPYVDFALEDGSRVNVILPPLSVGGATVTVRKFLRSIETVNDLVKLGTIDDRMAEFLTACIKVRANILFSGATGSGKTTTLEVLSSSIGPDERIITIEDALELTLRQDHVVRLLTRPPNIEGKGEVAIRDLFCNTLRMRPTRIILGEIRSEEAMDYLQALNSGHKGSLAVIHASNPMDTLTRLETTALYASLNLPTWAIREQIAYGLDLIVQHEQLIDGSRKITYLTEVQDLKDNHIILKDIFRYESEGVSEDLVSQGKFKAYGKPNFFSLFKKKGIKINENIFKD; this comes from the coding sequence ATGGATCTAGGTAAAATTAAGAATGACGTCAGAAAAGAGATAAGTCTTTGGGTCGGTGAGGCACAAAAATTAAGTGAAGATTTTATTCGTGAGCGAGCCGAACTTTTTTTCAAGCATAAGGTTGAACAAGGTCATTATCTTGATCTTAAAAAGGAAGATAAGGAGCAAATAATTCAGTCCTTATGCGCTGATTATACCGGCTTAGGTCCGATACAGAAGCTGATGGATGACCCAGACATAACTGAAATTATGATTAATGGCCCCGAAAAGGTATATATCGAAAAAGCCGGCAAAAAAGGCAAGACTAAAATAAAATTTGAAAACAGCGACCACTTAAGATATATCGTTGAAAAGATGATTCAACCTACCGGAAGAAGGGTTGATGAGAGCTATCCTTATGTTGATTTTGCTCTAGAAGACGGTTCCCGGGTAAATGTTATTTTGCCGCCGCTTTCAGTGGGTGGAGCAACGGTAACCGTTAGAAAGTTTTTACGTTCGATCGAAACTGTTAACGATTTAGTGAAATTAGGCACGATTGACGATCGGATGGCTGAGTTTTTAACTGCTTGCATTAAAGTTAGGGCTAATATTCTTTTCTCCGGAGCTACTGGAAGCGGTAAGACTACGACTTTAGAGGTACTTTCTTCTTCGATTGGTCCTGATGAGCGGATTATTACTATTGAGGATGCTTTGGAGTTGACTTTACGCCAGGATCATGTTGTACGTCTTTTGACTCGTCCGCCGAATATTGAGGGAAAGGGTGAAGTTGCTATTCGGGATTTATTCTGCAATACCCTGCGTATGCGTCCGACCAGAATTATTTTGGGGGAAATTAGAAGTGAGGAGGCGATGGATTATCTTCAGGCTTTAAATAGCGGACATAAGGGTTCACTTGCGGTAATTCATGCTTCTAATCCAATGGACACCCTAACTCGTTTAGAGACTACAGCACTTTATGCAAGCCTTAATTTGCCTACTTGGGCGATTCGTGAGCAGATTGCCTATGGTTTAGATTTAATTGTTCAACACGAGCAACTTATTGACGGTTCACGAAAGATAACTTATCTTACTGAAGTGCAGGACTTAAAAGATAACCATATCATTCTTAAAGATATTTTTCGTTATGAATCAGAAGGGGTGAGTGAAGATTTAGTTTCTCAAGGTAAATTCAAAGCCTATGGTAAACCGAATTTCTTCTCATTGTTTAAAAAGAAGGGAATAAAAATAAATGAAAATATATTTAAAGATTAA
- the ispG gene encoding flavodoxin-dependent (E)-4-hydroxy-3-methylbut-2-enyl-diphosphate synthase, with amino-acid sequence MNRFKTKTVKIGKLKVGGANPIRIKAMLKTPTRDVRNLVKELRQLDTEGAEAVRLAVRVAEDAKLISTLRKQTKLPFVADIHFDYRLALAAIDQGFDAIRLNPLNISKPKEVKEVIRAAKANRISIRVGVNSGGFKRKFATPTKLAQAMVKSCENYLKLFEAEAFFDLMFSLKGSSVTSTVQANKLFAKKYNYPLHLGVTATGPFLEGTVKSSVGLGALLNEGIGDIIRVSLTAPSFWEVRIAKQILQALNLRRFGPEIISCPTCSRCEVNLIDIVDKFKKRLEKAKVEEPLEIALMGCVVNGPGEARQADIGAAFGKNKAVIFKGDKILKRTSQGKVIDDLLRGVTGHGSR; translated from the coding sequence GTGAATAGATTTAAAACTAAAACAGTAAAAATTGGAAAGTTAAAGGTAGGAGGGGCAAATCCGATAAGGATAAAGGCAATGCTAAAGACGCCGACCCGAGACGTTAGAAATTTAGTCAAAGAATTAAGGCAGCTTGACACCGAAGGAGCTGAGGCGGTCCGTCTTGCGGTAAGAGTTGCTGAAGATGCCAAGCTAATTTCAACTTTAAGAAAACAAACTAAACTTCCTTTTGTTGCGGATATTCACTTTGATTATCGGTTAGCTCTCGCAGCAATTGATCAGGGGTTTGATGCGATTCGACTGAACCCTTTGAATATATCTAAACCAAAAGAAGTTAAAGAGGTCATTCGGGCGGCTAAAGCTAATCGAATTTCGATTCGTGTTGGGGTTAACTCAGGAGGATTTAAAAGAAAATTTGCGACACCGACAAAGCTGGCCCAGGCGATGGTTAAATCCTGCGAAAATTATCTTAAGCTATTTGAAGCTGAGGCTTTTTTTGATTTAATGTTTTCTTTAAAAGGCTCTAGCGTGACATCGACAGTTCAGGCCAACAAGCTTTTTGCTAAAAAATATAATTACCCATTGCATTTGGGGGTTACTGCCACTGGGCCATTTTTAGAGGGTACCGTTAAGTCATCGGTAGGTTTGGGAGCTTTGCTTAATGAAGGTATTGGTGATATTATAAGAGTGTCATTGACTGCTCCTTCTTTTTGGGAGGTCCGCATAGCCAAGCAAATTCTTCAGGCACTTAACCTCAGGCGGTTCGGTCCAGAAATTATATCTTGTCCTACTTGTTCGCGCTGTGAGGTTAATTTAATAGATATAGTAGATAAATTTAAAAAAAGGCTTGAGAAAGCAAAGGTGGAAGAACCTTTAGAAATTGCTTTAATGGGTTGTGTGGTTAATGGGCCAGGTGAAGCCCGACAGGCTGATATCGGTGCAGCTTTTGGTAAAAACAAAGCTGTAATTTTCAAGGGTGATAAAATTTTAAAACGAACTAGCCAGGGAAAGGTAATTGATGATTTGCTAAGGGGGGTGACCGGACATGGATCTAGGTAA
- the rseP gene encoding RIP metalloprotease RseP, with protein MSFLLTLVIFGILIVVHEFGHFIAARHSGVRVEKFSIGFGPPLFKFKGKETEFLVCIFPLGGYVKLAGDNRSESEGKPDEFLSKSPGIRGKIVFAGVFFNYLFALIIFWLIALIGFPYQDTVIGGAFSDYPAHESGLEEGDRIVAVNGKEITGWRELERKIHKSQGEVSLSVERGDQIISVLTSLKQEEITDEFGRKVTVSMLGVFPYRNTTIGNLLEKYPAKEAGLKQGDKIVAVGGVYVDSWKEMAELIHKTKDKVSLTIEREGEIISVVTDVKKDEITNSDGKKELVSLIGIGPYAEVQFKRYPFFKAFLKGTETLFGLTADILKGFSAIITGTISFKEGAAGPIGIFYITSEYIKVGFVAVLQLMAALNISLAIINLFPIPVLDGGHILFLFIEKLRGKPASDKVEDFATRVGLTLLGILFVFITYNDIVRFGSETWSNISNGSVQVWNKLQGKTSE; from the coding sequence ATGAGTTTTCTGTTAACCCTTGTAATTTTTGGTATTCTTATTGTGGTTCATGAATTTGGACATTTTATCGCCGCACGTCATTCCGGAGTTAGGGTCGAAAAGTTTTCAATAGGCTTTGGCCCACCTCTATTTAAGTTTAAAGGTAAGGAAACAGAATTTTTAGTTTGTATTTTTCCTTTGGGCGGATATGTGAAGCTAGCCGGCGATAACCGTTCTGAATCTGAAGGCAAACCGGATGAGTTTTTATCGAAATCACCCGGGATAAGAGGGAAAATAGTTTTTGCCGGGGTATTTTTTAACTATTTATTTGCTTTAATTATATTTTGGCTGATTGCTTTAATTGGTTTTCCTTATCAGGATACGGTTATCGGTGGTGCCTTTAGCGATTATCCGGCTCATGAGTCCGGCCTGGAAGAAGGTGACCGGATTGTGGCTGTCAATGGTAAAGAGATAACCGGTTGGAGAGAGTTAGAGAGAAAAATTCACAAGTCCCAAGGTGAGGTTTCACTCTCAGTTGAGAGAGGTGACCAAATTATATCAGTGTTAACATCTCTTAAACAGGAAGAGATCACCGATGAATTTGGCCGAAAGGTTACGGTTTCGATGTTGGGAGTTTTCCCTTATCGTAATACCACGATCGGGAACTTGCTGGAAAAATATCCGGCTAAAGAAGCCGGTTTAAAGCAAGGTGATAAGATTGTGGCTGTCGGTGGTGTCTATGTAGACAGTTGGAAAGAGATGGCCGAACTTATTCATAAAACTAAGGATAAGGTATCACTTACTATTGAGCGAGAAGGTGAAATTATATCAGTAGTTACCGACGTTAAAAAAGACGAAATTACTAATTCTGATGGCAAAAAAGAGTTAGTGTCTTTAATCGGAATCGGTCCTTATGCTGAGGTTCAGTTTAAGCGATACCCGTTTTTTAAAGCCTTTTTAAAGGGCACCGAGACTCTTTTTGGCTTAACTGCCGATATCTTGAAGGGTTTTTCGGCAATCATTACCGGAACCATATCGTTTAAGGAGGGGGCAGCCGGACCAATCGGTATTTTTTATATTACTTCTGAATACATAAAGGTTGGCTTTGTCGCTGTGCTGCAGCTTATGGCGGCTTTAAATATAAGTTTAGCGATAATCAATTTGTTTCCGATTCCGGTATTAGACGGTGGGCATATTTTATTTTTGTTTATTGAAAAACTAAGAGGGAAACCAGCCAGCGATAAAGTAGAAGATTTCGCAACCCGGGTCGGATTAACTCTCTTGGGTATACTTTTCGTATTTATTACCTATAACGATATTGTCAGGTTTGGTTCTGAGACTTGGAGCAATATATCAAATGGTAGTGTCCAAGTTTGGAATAAATTACAGGGAAAAACTAGTGAATAG
- the dxr gene encoding 1-deoxy-D-xylulose-5-phosphate reductoisomerase gives MKKVLIFGSTGSIGRNALAVIRKTKNEFKVIGLTANKDITTLKRQIKEFHPSYVCVNDEARAKRLKSELPKGIKLFVGQKGLLEFSSLESDISLMAISGVSSLLPLLENIKYTKRVALANKESLVTAGDLVFKKATKHNTEILPVDSEINALFQLFEEKRSLTNGSLGKVYLTASGGALFGYKQKDLSRVSVSEVLNHPTWKMGARITVDSATLINKAFEVIETHFFFGLPYEKIDILLHRESAIHALVEKTDGTLFACIYPPDMKMPISFALHYPKRKAQNQKINFRGSFSYNFKPIPYASYPLLRIVLEAAKKQDNGLAVLNASDEVAIDHFLKGKIKFTDIYKIIAHISKIYPSCDIKNVNDVLYWDKWARRKTEERINKL, from the coding sequence ATGAAAAAAGTATTAATATTCGGTTCAACCGGTTCAATTGGCAGGAATGCTTTAGCGGTAATTCGTAAGACCAAAAATGAATTCAAAGTCATTGGTCTTACGGCTAACAAAGATATAACTACGCTTAAGCGTCAGATTAAGGAGTTTCATCCTTCCTATGTATGCGTTAATGATGAGGCTAGGGCTAAGCGCTTGAAGTCAGAGTTACCCAAAGGCATAAAGCTTTTTGTCGGCCAGAAGGGTTTGTTGGAGTTTTCGAGTTTAGAGTCAGACATTTCTCTTATGGCAATTTCCGGTGTTTCATCGCTATTGCCTCTTCTAGAAAATATAAAATATACCAAGAGAGTAGCTTTAGCTAATAAGGAGTCTTTAGTTACCGCTGGTGATTTAGTTTTTAAAAAAGCCACCAAACATAATACCGAGATTCTACCGGTGGATAGCGAGATCAATGCTTTGTTCCAGCTTTTTGAAGAGAAAAGATCTTTAACCAATGGAAGTCTGGGTAAGGTTTATCTTACTGCTTCCGGAGGTGCATTGTTCGGCTATAAGCAGAAAGACTTATCTCGGGTGAGCGTAAGCGAGGTCTTAAATCATCCAACCTGGAAGATGGGTGCGCGGATAACTGTAGATAGCGCTACTTTAATAAATAAAGCATTTGAAGTTATTGAAACTCATTTTTTCTTCGGTTTGCCTTATGAAAAAATCGATATTCTTTTGCACCGTGAATCAGCAATTCATGCTTTAGTTGAAAAAACCGATGGTACTCTTTTTGCTTGTATTTATCCACCGGATATGAAGATGCCGATTTCTTTCGCCCTTCATTATCCGAAGCGTAAAGCTCAGAATCAGAAAATTAACTTTAGAGGTAGTTTTTCCTATAACTTTAAACCAATTCCTTATGCGAGTTATCCCTTGCTAAGAATAGTCCTTGAAGCGGCTAAGAAACAAGATAATGGTTTGGCAGTCCTAAATGCCTCTGACGAAGTGGCAATTGATCATTTTTTAAAAGGAAAAATAAAGTTTACTGATATTTATAAAATCATAGCTCATATCTCTAAGATTTACCCATCTTGTGATATTAAGAACGTTAATGATGTTCTTTATTGGGATAAGTGGGCTAGAAGAAAAACCGAAGAAAGGATAAATAAACTATGA
- a CDS encoding phosphatidate cytidylyltransferase: protein MAKRLPPAIILISLTIFCLFYYPLCGLFVTLLIVIGLYEFFYMVEKKGVKMFKPLGLFVGALIPVTIYFGFSPGEGWQFMFVVIALFILFLLELTKKETHQSVLSISATVFAVIYISWCFSFLIRIRQLPEGALLTGFLILVTKSSDMGAYLWGKNFGKTLLIRRISPKKSLEGAIGGFFTSLGVGVVFSLFIGSINFWEKFFLIIILAIVAQLGDLFESLIKRDCQVKDSGKLLPGMGGVLDVMDSLIFTAPTFYLYLTMMR, encoded by the coding sequence TTACCTCCAGCAATTATTTTGATTTCGCTTACTATTTTTTGTCTTTTTTACTATCCCTTGTGTGGTTTGTTCGTTACCTTGTTGATTGTTATCGGGCTTTATGAGTTTTTCTATATGGTTGAAAAGAAGGGAGTGAAAATGTTCAAGCCTTTAGGGCTTTTTGTTGGAGCTTTGATACCGGTGACTATTTATTTTGGTTTTTCTCCCGGTGAAGGCTGGCAATTCATGTTTGTTGTTATAGCTCTTTTTATTTTGTTTTTATTAGAACTTACTAAAAAAGAGACTCATCAGTCGGTGCTGTCAATTTCGGCAACTGTTTTTGCGGTTATTTATATTTCCTGGTGTTTTTCTTTTTTAATCAGGATAAGACAGCTTCCCGAGGGGGCGCTACTTACCGGGTTTTTAATTTTGGTCACCAAGTCTTCGGATATGGGAGCCTATCTTTGGGGAAAGAACTTCGGTAAAACTTTACTTATTAGAAGGATAAGCCCCAAAAAGTCTCTTGAGGGTGCAATCGGAGGATTTTTTACTAGTTTAGGAGTAGGTGTTGTTTTTTCGTTGTTTATTGGAAGTATTAATTTTTGGGAGAAGTTTTTCCTAATTATTATTTTAGCTATTGTCGCTCAGCTGGGAGATCTTTTTGAGTCTTTAATAAAGCGGGATTGTCAGGTAAAGGATTCAGGTAAGCTTCTTCCTGGCATGGGTGGAGTTCTTGATGTTATGGACAGTTTAATTTTTACTGCTCCGACTTTTTATCTATATTTGACTATGATGCGTTGA